The Candidatus Poribacteria bacterium DNA segment CATCGGTGGCAACCCGAACAGGTTTTTGGTGCATAAGGTGATACCCATGAAGGCGTGGTTTTTCATCTTTGCCACGGAAACGACTGCATCCGCATCGTCGAAACAGCCACTCAGCGTATAACGATCGAACATTGAACCGCCATCGGGGACATCGTAGACCTTGAAGGGTGGCAGATTGGAATCGACGAACTGTACATCGAATTCCTTCAGAAGGTATTCATAGTTGAAACCTGGGGGCATCCGATGCCCGTGGGTGTACGGGTTCGTGTCGGTAGCGACCAACTGCGCCGTGGTGTGTTCCTTGATTAATCGCAGCACGGCACGACAGACCGCATCGTCTACCAGTTCTCGGCGACGCCCCTCAAAGTAGATAATGCGTTCAGCCGGTTTCATCATATTAAACTTCATGACCACCTTCTTGGCGGTCTCAATCGGTTTCCAGGCACGCGTGAGCGGATCGGTGATACGGCGGAGCGTTTGATAAATCTCTTCCTCCGTTGCGCGATAATCGCAATGTGCCGCTCTAACTTTGAACTGTTTCTCTTGCATGGTGCAACTCCATTTGTTGGCGTGAATTTGTAAAATAATAGCATGGGATAAAAAAATTGTCAAATCCGACCAGGGATTTATGTGATTTACTATGATGAAACCTCAGACTGCTATCCTGATGACTGCTGGCGCAACAATCGACGCATCACCTTATTAGAGGCGGTTCGCGGCAAGGCATCCAAGAGGACGACCTCGTGAATTCTGAACAGTGGATTGAGATGTCCGGAAAGCGCGGTTTGCAACGCACCGTGAATCTCTTGTTGTATTGGTTTCCCAGATTCCGATGCTACCGGCACAGTATAGATGACGAGTTGGCTGGGACCACCGTCTTTTGGTGAAACAGCGACCGCTGCTGTCTCCTGTATCCCATCAACACCGTTAAGCACTTCTTCAATCTCTGCGGAACTCACCTTGATCCCACTTAGGTTCATCGTATCATCGACACGTCCATGAATGCGGTAATAGCCTTCCGCTAACCGTTCGAGCGCATCGCCGTGACGGCGCAGATCGGGACGCGGTGTCCCCGCAAAGTAGACTTCGTTGTGATCGGTGTTGAGTAGACTCGTGGAGAGACCAAGGGAGGGTGGGACAATGAAAACTTCACCGTTGTCGGTGGGGTTCCCAGAGTCATCATAAAGTAGGAAATCTAAACCGAGTGCTGGCGTGGTAAAAGTCGAAGGCGCGGCGGGTTGAATCCGTGTGCCGGTGACGTAACCCCCTCCAATTTCAGTGCCGCCGCAATATTCGATCACCGGTTTATAACCCGCCAAGGACATGAGGTAAAGCATCTCCTCTGGATTAGAGCATTCACCCGTTGAACTGAAGGCTCGGATCGCGTGCCAGTCCAGTCCGTGCATGCATCCAGTATTCTTCCATGCGCGAACGAGGGTCGGCACAACCCCAAGCATGCTGACCTTAGCATTCTGCACAAAAACCCCGAAGTCGCGCCCTGTTGGCACACCCTCATATAGGGCGAGAGTGGCTTTGTTGATGAGACTGGCGTAGATGAGCCACGGTCCCATCATCCAACCGAGGTTTGTGTACCATGCCAATACGTCATTGGCGTGAATGTCGTGGTGTAGATAGGCATCCGCTGCACATTTGATCGGGGTGGTATGCGTCCAAGGGATCGCCTTCGGTTCGCCGGTGGTCCCGGACGAGAAAAGGATATTGGTATGGGCGTCAGGGTGGCACGGGACAGCGATAAAGACATCCGTATCGCTAAGGAAGTCATTCCATGTCATATCGTCTGTGCGTAGGTCCTGTGCGACTGCGTTGCTGCCTTCAGAAGAAGAAACAATGGCTTTCGGAGCGTTTGCGGCGATGACTTTCTCATACAACGGGAGACGTTTCCCTGCCCTGTTGATATAATCCTGTGTGAAGATTGCTTGGGCATTGCCGATACGGAGACGAGTAGCTATCTCGTCTGGCGCAAAACTGTCAGCGATGCCGATAACAACACATCCCGCTTTGACGATCCCCAGATAGATAGCGACAGATTCGGCGTTCATCGGCATGTCGACCGCCACCGCATCGCCTGGTGCCATACCGATGTCGACAAGTCCGTTCGCGACGCGATTGGTGAGGGACTCCAGTTCGTGATAGGTAAATGTTGCCAGACCCGCACGGTTCTCTCGTTGCGTAACAATCGCAATAGCATCAGGAGGTGCGCTGAAGCAGCTCTCGACGATGTTGAGCGCATGAAGGGGTGTTTCAATCCCTGTTGCGTCTTGTTGTGCCTTGGTATTTGTAGAGGTCGTCTTAATATCGAGCGCATCAATCATCATCTGCCAAAACGTGTCCCGATTCTTCACCGTCCACGCGTGAAACTCAGGGTAAGTCTTGATATTCAATTCTGCCATGAGATGGGTGATATTTGCTTCGGTGAGGTCTGCGTCTGTCGGAAACCATGCAGGCGGTGGTCCGTGCGTTGCACTATCAAAGTCGGTATACACTGTCTCATAAAGCAATTGGTGGAGGGTAAACGGGTGGTATGGCGTGAGAATGTGGCGTGAAATTTCGGACCAACGAGCAGTCGGCGATTGCGTCTTCAGTATCCGATTGACGGCTTCTACGATCTCTGATGCTTCTGTTTTGTCCAATCCGCAAGCAGTGAGTTGTTCAACAGTCAGCATGAGACGGATTTCCTCTTTGTAGGGGCTGGGTTACCCAGCCCCTACCGTCGTTTGAGCGGTGGCATCTGTTTCAAATTCGACGAATCTGTAAACCTGACCTAAGGAGAGTTCTGCCTCAATCGAAACGAGTGGTAACACGTTTTCAAGTGCGCTAAATTCGCTGAGTATCCATTGTTTACCTTGACGGAGGTAGTGTTCGATATGAACCTGATCTTGTGAAATAAGGATGTATTCTTGGAGTGATTCTAATTGCCGATAGCGTATGAATTTCTCACCTCGGTCATAGTTTGCGGTTGAATCGGAAAGCACTTCAATAACGACTTGCGGATTGATGAGTGTATCAAAAACATCATCCTCAAAGCGAGGTTCATCACAGACAACCGTAACATCTGGATAGAAATAGGAGACACCGGCGCTAATTCCGACGCGCATATCACTGCCATAGACTCTGCATCCTCGCTCCGTCACTTGGTTATAAAGTCCGTTTGCTGTATTCATCGTGATAAGATTATGTTCGTTACTGGCACCGGACATGGCAACGATCTCGCCGCTCAGGTATTCACTTTTGAGTGTTGCCTTCCGCTCGGCAGCAATGTATTCCTCGGGGGTTAAGTAGGTTCGGGCTGCAATAGATGACATGCGTGTCTCCTGCTGTTATAGATGTTAAACTTGACGATAGAAGTATAGCATATTATTCAGGTGCTAATGCACGTAACCGGTTAACAACCTTTACGACCTCATCAGCAACGATCTCAACCTCTTCCGCGGTGTTGTAGCGTCCCAAACCGAAACGGACAGCCGTCACCGCCAGTTCATTTGGAATCCCCATTGCAACTAAGACGTGCGATGCCGTCACCGACTCCGAATCACACGCCGATCCAGTTGATACAGCGACACGCTTAAGCCCCATCAGTAAGGCGTGGCTCTGCACACCCGCAAAACAGAGATTCAGATTGCCCGGTAGCCGCTGTTCAGGGTGTCCGTTGAGATGAAGGTCCTCCAAACGAGCGTTTAACTTCTGATGAAGCGAGTCCCGCAAGGTCGCCACGCAGCTTTTTCCCGTCTCCATGTAGCTTTTAGCAAGTTCACACGCTGCCCCT contains these protein-coding regions:
- a CDS encoding AMP-binding protein; the protein is MRLMLTVEQLTACGLDKTEASEIVEAVNRILKTQSPTARWSEISRHILTPYHPFTLHQLLYETVYTDFDSATHGPPPAWFPTDADLTEANITHLMAELNIKTYPEFHAWTVKNRDTFWQMMIDALDIKTTSTNTKAQQDATGIETPLHALNIVESCFSAPPDAIAIVTQRENRAGLATFTYHELESLTNRVANGLVDIGMAPGDAVAVDMPMNAESVAIYLGIVKAGCVVIGIADSFAPDEIATRLRIGNAQAIFTQDYINRAGKRLPLYEKVIAANAPKAIVSSSEGSNAVAQDLRTDDMTWNDFLSDTDVFIAVPCHPDAHTNILFSSGTTGEPKAIPWTHTTPIKCAADAYLHHDIHANDVLAWYTNLGWMMGPWLIYASLINKATLALYEGVPTGRDFGVFVQNAKVSMLGVVPTLVRAWKNTGCMHGLDWHAIRAFSSTGECSNPEEMLYLMSLAGYKPVIEYCGGTEIGGGYVTGTRIQPAAPSTFTTPALGLDFLLYDDSGNPTDNGEVFIVPPSLGLSTSLLNTDHNEVYFAGTPRPDLRRHGDALERLAEGYYRIHGRVDDTMNLSGIKVSSAEIEEVLNGVDGIQETAAVAVSPKDGGPSQLVIYTVPVASESGKPIQQEIHGALQTALSGHLNPLFRIHEVVLLDALPRTASNKVMRRLLRQQSSG
- a CDS encoding Uma2 family endonuclease codes for the protein MSSIAARTYLTPEEYIAAERKATLKSEYLSGEIVAMSGASNEHNLITMNTANGLYNQVTERGCRVYGSDMRVGISAGVSYFYPDVTVVCDEPRFEDDVFDTLINPQVVIEVLSDSTANYDRGEKFIRYRQLESLQEYILISQDQVHIEHYLRQGKQWILSEFSALENVLPLVSIEAELSLGQVYRFVEFETDATAQTTVGAG